A portion of the Glycine max cultivar Williams 82 chromosome 10, Glycine_max_v4.0, whole genome shotgun sequence genome contains these proteins:
- the LOC100785598 gene encoding E3 ubiquitin-protein ligase PUB23, producing MDEIDVPPFFVCPISLELMKDPVTVSTGITYDRHSIEKWLFAAVPKNNTCPVTKQPLLPDLTPNHTLRRLIQAWCTVNASHGVQRIPTPKPPVDKTLIEKLLRDASASDSPSLQLRSLRTLKSIASESQSNKRCIESAKDAVSFLASFITTTVTVTTTTVLLDDVELEIKTSIAHEALSLLHSIQLSESGLKALMNHPEFINSLTKIMQSGIYESRAYAVFLLNSLSEVADPALLVNLKIDLFTELVQVLKDQVSEKASKATLRALIQVCPWGRNRVKAVEAGAVPVLVELLLECKERKPIEMMLVLLEILCQSADGRAGLLAHAAGVAIVAKKILRVSTMANDRAAKILLSVCRFSATHGVVQEMLQLGVVAKMCLVLQVDSGNKAKEKAREILKLHARAWRNSPCIPHNLLASFPMSS from the coding sequence ATGGACGAGATCGACGTGCCTCCTTTCTTCGTATGCCCTATCTCATTAGAGCTCATGAAGGACCCCGTGACCGTCTCCACCGGCATCACCTACGACCGCCACAGCATCGAGAAGTGGCTCTTCGCCGCCGTGCCGAAGAACAACACGTGTCCCGTCACGAAGCAGCCCCTCCTCCCGGACCTCACTCCGAACCACACGCTCCGCAGGCTCATCCAAGCCTGGTGCACCGTCAACGCTTCTCACGGCGTCCAGAGAATCCCCACGCCAAAACCTCCCGTCGACAAAACCCTCATCGAGAAGCTCCTCCGCGACGCCTCGGCTTCCGATTCCCCGAGCCTCCAGCTCCGGTCCCTCCGAACCCTCAAGTCCATCGCTTCGGAATCCCAATCAAACAAACGCTGCATCGAATCCGCCAAAGACGCAGTTAGTTTCTTAGCATCATTTATAACCACCACTGTCACCGTCACCACTACCACCGTACTCCTCGATGACGTCGAGTTGGAAATAAAAACAAGTATAGCCCACGAAGCATTGAGCCTTTTACACAGCATTCAGCTGTCAGAATCCGGTTTAAAGGCTCTGATGAACCATCCAGAGTTTATAAACTCTCTAACCAAAATCATGCAGAGTGGAATCTACGAGTCACGCGCCTACGCGGTTTTCTTGCTGAATTCCTTATCCGAAGTGGCGGATCCGGCGCTGTTGGTTAACCtaaaaattgatttgttcaCTGAACTGGTTCAAGTTCTTAAGGATCAGGTTTCGGAGAAGGCCTCGAAGGCGACGCTGAGAGCATTGATCCAGGTGTGTCCGTGGGGGAGGAATAGGGTGAAGGCGGTGGAGGCCGGAGCAGTGCCGGTTCTGGTGGAGCTTCTTCTCGAATGCAAGGAGAGAAAACCAATTGAAATGATGCTTGTTTTGTTGGAGATTTTATGTCAGAGTGCTGATGGAAGGGCTGGTTTGTTGGCCCACGCGGCGGGGGTGGCGATAGTGGCGAAGAAGATTCTGAGGGTGTCCACGATGGCCAACGATAGGGCGGCGAAGATTCTGCTTTCGGTGTGCAGATTCTCTGCCACCCACGGCGTGGTGCAGGAGATGCTGCAGCTTGGGGTGGTGGCGAAGATGTGTTTGGTGCTGCAAGTGGATAGTGGGAACAAAGCGAAAGAGAAGGCTAGGGAGATTCTGAAATTGCATGCTAGGGCTTGGAGGAACTCGCCTTGCATACCTCACAATTTGCTTGCTTCGTTTCCAATGAGTTcctga